CTTCTAGATCAGATATCTGGTTGAGTTGTGCACTATGATACAAAATTATACAGATTTTTGACCATACATGGATTTGTACCATGACTTTAAGGCCAAGAAGCAGCAAATATTTTCCAATATGGTTAGTTTAGTACTTCAATGCTTGTAGGAGTTGGACattatcaattattttttaactGTTTTCTGTAATACGAGTATTTTGTTCTACATATCATGATGCAAAACCGAGTTAATTAGACTTTTGAATATGGTAATAGATGTCAGAAACCAAGGTTTCAAGTACGGGTATCGAATCTCGTATTATTTTTCTATTACAATTGTGCAATGTCAGCACAGCATGGGTTCCGAGTTCCGACGTTATGTGCCAAAACCGAGCGCATCAAAAAAAGTGAAAAATTGTCTGCATGGATCAGTATGGTGGCAAGGTACCATCAATGGAAAGTGGTACAAATCGGTGTGGGCAGTACATACTAATACGCTGGGTTTTGGCATCCAGTCTTCATATTGGTGCTGGCATCCTGTTTTGGCAGTTTTTGAATCCATgcaactgttttttttttttttttttgcatctaaaGGGTCATAAACACTTATTTAGATTTTACACAAAGTTTTCATCTTGGCCGAGATCTTGGTTTGTATTGGTGGTATCGAACACCTGTCGATGTGATATATGTAAAAATCAAGGCCCTATTATGTCGGTTGATATAAACTGATAAAACTCGAGATATCGGATAATATGATATAAATCATATCGGTCTGAAAATATCACCCGAGATATTAGAAAATCTCAACGTCCATCAGTTCTTCCAACTTACCATATTGACCTAGCTAAATAGAGATTTTGGTTGATCTCAGTCTTAGTCGCTTATCTAGGTAACTGATATATGAAGATTTAAAAACCTTGATTTTACACAAGTGAAAGTTCCTAGGTTGTTTAAGGTGCTTAGATGGGGTGAGGCACATCTGATTCATCTGAAGCCCCGATAACCCTGGTGAGGCAGGGTTGATAAGGCAATGTTTAGGCGTATGCATAGGCCAAGTTGAGAGGTGTTAGGGAAATCACTTTTCTAATCTTGATTCTCAAGCTCCATTCTTCAAAATTCCTTATTTCTCAACATGtctaatatctaatttttattggaGGGGCATTTTTGCCCAATGCAACGCTTAAAAGCGAAGGGCTAAAAGAAAAAGGAACCCACCTCCTCTTTATTCAGCTGGGAGCTAGGGTTTTCAAGCAAGAGGGCAACGGTGGAGCATGAGGTAAAGAAGAGGGATAGCAATATCTAAACCCTTACAGTTTGCCCTTCTTTATTACTCCACATTGTCCCTGTTTCTCCCATTTAATTGGCACCAATCTCCATTTTATTCTTCCCATGTTATTTTATGTGCTCTCTGTGTGTTTGCATGTGTATGTGTTAGTTTCATCAAATCAGGAAGCATAAGGGGGTTTCCTTTTCTGttgtttctattttttctttgctcGATCTGTCTATTTAATTGCTGTTTCATTTCTCTTCAATTTTCTGCTTcttaatttctttttatttttgaatgcAGTGCACATGTTTGATGTGCCAGAAGCTATCCCCCATGAAATGCATGTCAGGCATCTTGCACTTTAACCTAATTTTGTTACAGCACCAATATGTTATCAAATTTAACATGATCATGAACAGCATTAGAAGTTTGGGTTCAAATTTAGTGCCGAGAATCTGGGAATCAACATGGGCTGCTAAGGCGTTTGTTTTTTCTTCCTTAATTATTTAGTGAACCGAAGTAGTTTATGTTAGGTAGTTATCATAATAGATATACTGTTTTTGTTTGCTTGGTTCGGTTATAGAAGCAATCTGATGTCTTCAATACAAGAAACTTGTCAAATTTcattatgatctaaaaatttttcatattgtTTATGTATGATTCATGAAGTCTACTAACTCCATATGATAGAGAAAAGAAATGGTCAGTTTGATGTTTATATGATACAGATTGTTTCAAATAGACAGGTTTTTGAAATTATGAGCATCTTCCATGGTTCATTTTTTCTCAATCCAATTTCACTGAAATAATTCTTGTTTGCAGGGCAAGGTAGATTTCAAAGATACAGAAACATATGAATTTTTGTTCAAGGACTATTGGGAAATCGTGAAGGACCAGGAAGGATTAACGTTGGTTGATCTTCATGCTGCTAATGCTCTTCTTAAACGAGGTCACAATTGTAAAAGTGAATCAGATTCTGATAAGTTTCCTGAGGAGGAGTTGATGTCTGAATGTGATGACTTGGATGATGATTGTCATAATGAGATGTCAATCCTCGATGATTTAAAAGTAAGGCGTGGTAAAATGAAAACTCCAATAAAAAGGTGTAGGTCAAAGAGAAAGTATATTGGTTGGGGCTCAGAGGAGCTCATAGGATTCCTTTCATCCATTGGCAAGGATACAGAGGAACCTCTTACACAATTGGATGCTTCTGAAATTGTTAAGGATTATGTCCAAGCAAACAATCTTTTCAATCCtgacaagaagaaaaataaggttGTAGTGTGTGATGAGAAGCTGTATTCTCTTTTCAGGAAAAAGAAAGTGAAGGTTCATAAAATCTACAGCTTACTGGAAAGTCATCTTGCTGCAGATGATGATATGGATGACGAATTTTTTTTTAGCTCGGATGATGATGACAACTCAGTTATCAGGAGAAAGTGGCAAAGGACAAATTCTGATTCCAAGATTCGCAAATCAGAGCCAAATCATTTCAGGCAAAAGGTTATGGAACCTCCCAAAAGCTGCTATGCTTCTGTAGTTGACAAAAATATTAAATCAGTCTATCTGAGGAGGTCTTTAATCCTGAATCTTCTGAAAGACCCTGAGATTTTTGAAAACAAAGTCACTGGTTGCTTTGTGAGGGTTAAAAATGATCCCAAAGATTTCTACTGTCGACCTCAAAATCTATACCAGCTTGGGCAAGTGACAGGTATCTGCATTCATGTGCATGCATTTATGCTTGATGCTGTCCCTCTTAAGCATGTGCTCCTCCTAGGGGAAGCCTAAACCTCAAAATGGGTACGTGCCATATGTTGGCACCTTCTATTATCTGCTAGAGAGAAATATACAAACCCCTTTGACTTTGCAGTCAGGGGTAAGAGAAATATTCAAGTCCAGGTGAATATATGTCTGCCATGCACCCATCTTGAGATTAGTTTTCCTTTTCACAGAATGGAGAGCCAAGTGTACACAACACACATacatgtgtacatacatacattacattacattacatacatacagacatacatacatatatagatgtatatgtatgtgtatgtatgtatgtatgcacacacacacacacacacacacacacacacacacacatatatagatatatatatatgtatgtgtatgtatgtatgtatgcacacacacacacacacatatatacatacttatatatataggTTGAAGAAGAGATAATTTCTGTTTTCGTACCAGGTATTAAGAAGGTTCCACATGCATACAAGGTAGGAGAGACATTGACAGATACCGTCCTATGTGTTTCCAATATGTGTAGGGATATCCAAATAACTATGTTATCAGATGATGATTTTGAGGAGGTATACCCAGTAAGACTTTTGTTACACACTTGTTAAGCATTGCATCATTTCATACAATATCTTATTTCTTAAAACTCATCGTCAATGAGTTTAAGTCAAAATATGCAATTCTCTCTGTTCTGAAACATATACTGTAGGGTTATTAGACAACTCTAATTTTCTCTTTTGCCAGGTGTTGCTTTGAtgatatttctaattttttaattcaCATGCATATAACTCAGCACCAGTCTTTTGAGATTTTATGCAAGCACCTCGCTTAATTCCTATTCTGCATCTCTATGATAGGAAGAATGTGAAGATCTCTGTGAGTTGGTGAAGAGAGGACTCCTTAAAAGGCCTACAATTGTGAGTTTTTCCTTCTTAGAGCTATTTAATCTTGTGATACCGTATGCCTAAGCATTGCTTTTGCATCTCTGTACCTAATAAACATGGAGAATCAGTATTTTTCAACCTACAACATGAAAGAGACTCGTATACTAAATACTATCAATCTATCATGGTTATCAACATAcacttttatgtttttcttattttatttgataagttGTAGTCTACCAGAATTTATTGACAATAGAATATTTATTCTTATTTCCTTTCTTCTGCAATAGTTTTTGTATGAAATGAAGAAAGTAATAAGTTTCTAGGATGGTCATTGTTTCAGTAGCTCCATGAACAGAAGAAAAGTGCTCTTTCATTTATAAGTTTAGGAGACTTCCATCCAGATGGTTGACTTGGCTAACGGAGTCTTTTAAAGTTTAAACACAGTTTATATACTAGAGCAGTGTATATTAAGTATGTTATTATTATCTAGAATTGCAGATAACAGTAGTTCAAGAGCAAAAAATGGTTGAAATGTGGTGCAAATTGCTATGGAGGGTAGGCAACATTATTCAAATCAAGGATTGTGAAATCAACTTTCATTGGAAGAGAAGGGTAAACAAGGGTTTGGTCTTTGTTTGGTCCAGTGTTATCCAGAAGCCAttgttttaattattttcttttacaagaattggGCTATGGATGTAGATATGTATAGTAGAATCTCTGTAATTTGGATGAGGTGGAGATGCTCTCATTCTGGATCATCAAAATCTTGGGGCTAGTGACTTGCTAACAATGTTGTATGTGTTGGCATGTTGGGTAAAATGAAGCATGTTTGCATAAATTGGTAAGAATAGTAATGATTATGTTGAACTTAGTTTGTGGAAGCATTTGGAACATGCTTTAAACATAAGTGTGGAAAGTTGACTTCAATGCTTTGTTCACTGTAATGAAGCCTGAGAAGAGAAAATAGAAGGGGCTTATGGGCTTTGGCTGGGATTCCTAAATTGAAGTGATGAGACCAAGGAAAACATGTATTGCAGTGGCCGAGGGAAATGTAAATGCTCGTGGCCTTCTATAGCAGCCAATAAGGAAGCAAAATTCATAAACAATGCAAACTGAAAGACTTTCCTTATTATGACTTTCTATTTGAATATAACCATTTATACCTTTGCAACTgtatactgattaattttagttAGGGATATATTTATCTTAAATAGAGTTTTAATCTGTTTAAGAGTACTATTTTTGAGTATAACGAACTAATTTACGGAAAAGTGATAAGCATGGTGAGGTTAATAGTCTTTTAGTCATTTGGACTGTTTTGAAGAGTAGCTTTAATTTGTTTATATTAAGatttatttcaaatttctaaAGTCCACAATGCTTGTTGTTAAGATTCAactatcaaaatttaaatgctgCCAACCTTTTTAACTTTATATTTTATAGTTTGAATATTGGTCATATATCAAGTACTGATGTGtgaccttcttcttctctcgctTATGTCTAACGTCCCATATGTTAAAGGGGTTCGGTATCTCTCACTTTTATCATACTACCACCTTTTGCTTCTTTAAGACGTGAAGATATTAATTCATTAATATCATGCTAAAGTTCCTTAAaggccttcttttttttttttttttttgggtaccttCATCGAGGCTTTTATTAGGTTCTAAACATTGCCCATTTTTCTTTCACATGCAAGTACAAATTCCTAAATATTAGTATTTTGTACTTTTATTTTGTTTAAAGGATGAACCTTGGCACAACAGTAGGTTGCACCATTGTGACCTAGAGTTTATGGGTTTGAAACATGGCAAAAGCCTTTCTGCATGAGGGGTTAGGGCTGCATATATCTGACCCTCAGACCCTGCAATGGCAGGATTCTCGTGCATTAAGGCACCCATTTACTTTAATTTTGTTTCATCTTCATATGTTCTAACTTTAGTTCATTTGACTAACACTTTCTGTTTACAATATCATTATTTTCCACTAGAGCATAGGGGTTTTCAGTATATTCATTAAGATGGCTACTTTTAAATTCTGCTCGCTTTTTATTAAAGAATGGTCTACCGCACCATTACATTTTGTAGAAAAAAAGATGTTGTTTTAGATGTGCTAACTTTTTGGTAGCCATTTGGAAATGCAGAAGGATCAGTTCTGGTCcatagaaagaaaggaaagaggatTGATTGCGATTCTTGATGGAAAATGTCAAAAAtgggatgtgatttttttttaatttaatgattaagacaatcaaaaaaaataaaaaaagaagaagaaaaaggagagtgGAACCAGATGCATCCTTGCATCAACAATATCAAATGTACATATACCACAAAAGAGGGATGAATAATTTGTCCATTAGTTGTATTCTTCAATCACCAGTGTAAATATATGTGAATGTCAATTTTCTTGCTTCAGATGGCGAAGTACATTTACATTTATTGCACAGTCATCTAAGAAAAGGATCTTGTTTCACATGTCCTTTGCAGTGATTATTTAGTCACAGAACTTTGGTCATATATGTTTTCTTCAGTGTAATATTATGTCTGGAAAAACAAACTCAAGATAATCTTATTTGAAAACTCCATTAGTTATATTTACAACCTTGGTTTCTCTTTTTCTGCTGAATTGCATATTTAtctgtctttttatttttttctgagaaGGCAAACTTATCAAATTTCTTTTTAGTGATTACATTGATGTCTAACCAATTTTGATTTTTCTTGCTCTTTTGGCAGGCAGAACTTGAGAAAAAGATCAGAATTGTGCATGAGGATATTACAAATCATGTACATACCTTTTGTTTCTTTGATATGTTAGCAACATTGTTTCCTGAATCTGCCTTCCATTTTGGAATTTGTGTCTTCAGAAATTTTATTTGCGATGATCTTCTTTTGTTGCTGTTTTTATACTCTGTTCTTTCAAAAGTAATCTTGAAGATTGCAATAATTGCAGCATGACATAGTCTCGTGACTTCCTAAAAATTACATGTCCCTGTGTTTGTTTTTTGTAAGAATGATAGATTGATGTGAACATAAGCCAGGAAGCTAGTTCCTTGTTTAATTTGCTGATTATTCTATATGCTAAGTTTCTCTTTTACTAATCTAGTTGATTTCTTCTCAGTGGATTGATAGAGAGATTGTGAAATTACAAAAACTGATTGATCAGGCGAATGACAAGGGATGGCGCAGagaatatcctacaaaataaGAGCTGAAAATACAAATGCTTGTGGACATGCTATAAAATTCAACAAGTCCATTCATCTGCTGATCTAGCACATTATCATCTTGTACATTTCACTGGCTTAGTTGATACGcttgaaattattttttcttgactCTTTGGTACGCTATTTGACTATATTGACCGAAGAGAGCTGCTCTGTACGCCAGCTGAAAGATCACGCCTTCTAAAGGAGATTCCACAGGTCATTGCAGATACAGAAGAACAGGTTGAAGTGACCACTGATACATTAGtaaagtctcatggagaacatAAAGGTTCACTGTACTCTTTGATTTCTGTTTAGCATTTGTTTTGGATATGTTCTTTTTTCGGTCTTGAGAGTTTTCTGTTTGTGTTCTGATCGGTTTTTTGCTATATTCTAGGGAAAATTTCTTTGAGCCTCTGACAGTGTGGCCCGTAAAACCACATCTCTTTTTGGCTGTATGTGAATTCCAAGTTTAAGGCACTCTTCTTTTTATAACTATAACCActcaaaataaaaaggaaaaaataggGTCTCATAAATGACTACCAAAGAGTATATAAGTGGTGGTTCTAATGCTGCCAGTTTGGTATGCTGGTACCATACTATTCTGATGAGAAAACAGGGCCTGTGTAGGTGCAGGACACTGGTTCTCACCTGATTACCTGAACGAGTATGTACTGACTATACTAGTATGTACCCACCATATTGG
Above is a genomic segment from Elaeis guineensis isolate ETL-2024a chromosome 1, EG11, whole genome shotgun sequence containing:
- the LOC105034417 gene encoding uncharacterized protein At5g08430 isoform X8, which codes for MRKTKKNKEEIAEDYCFTCKDGGHLRVCDYKNCLKSYHPQCVGKDPSFLETDERWTCGWHLCFICQKSSSFQCFCCPSSVCRNCIREAEFVQVKKKMKGFCNNCLKLAILIEENIDVDSDGGKVDFKDTETYEFLFKDYWEIVKDQEGLTLVDLHAANALLKRGHNCKSESDSDKFPEEELMSECDDLDDDCHNEMSILDDLKVRRGKMKTPIKRCRSKRKYIGWGSEELIGFLSSIGKDTEEPLTQLDASEIVKDYVQANNLFNPDKKKNKVVVCDEKLYSLFRKKKVKVHKIYSLLESHLAADDDMDDEFFFSSDDDDNSVIRRKWQRTNSDSKIRKSEPNHFRQKVMEPPKSCYASVVDKNIKSVYLRRSLILNLLKDPEIFENKVTGCFVRVKNDPKDFYCRPQNLYQLGQVTGIKKVPHAYKVGETLTDTVLCVSNMCRDIQITMLSDDDFEEEECEDLCELVKRGLLKRPTIAELEKKIRIVHEDITNHWIDREIVKLQKLIDQANDKGWRRELFDYIDRRELLCTPAERSRLLKEIPQVIADTEEQVEVTTDTLVKSHGEHKGGNVAIMEVPPEEAKGNGADSHQNALDRQPEAGNIAAFHEDAAEEKSEDNEAALHENSVEGRLEGNEASSNETANNEEVEGMGAAPKVSGQLVIESEPLKLSVINENSRTSQIIEIVEDKEIPRYQMTADVPIIDLDEDEEDCSTALKENDPLTTDTCYKIVEAVISDRQKIWHYIDPSGNEQGPFALASLRYWKEEGFFDDDFRVWRAGQSKEDAILLIDALR
- the LOC105034417 gene encoding uncharacterized protein At5g08430 isoform X2 — encoded protein: MRKTKKNKEEIAEDYCFTCKDGGHLRVCDYKNCLKSYHPQCVGKDPSFLETDERWTCGWHLCFICQKSSSFQCFCCPSSVCRNCIREAEFVQVKKKMKGFCNNCLKLAILIEENIDVDSDGGKVDFKDTETYEFLFKDYWEIVKDQEGLTLVDLHAANALLKRGHNCKSESDSDKFPEEELMSECDDLDDDCHNEMSILDDLKVRRGKMKTPIKRCRSKRKYIGWGSEELIGFLSSIGKDTEEPLTQLDASEIVKDYVQANNLFNPDKKKNKVVVCDEKLYSLFRKKKVKVHKIYSLLESHLAADDDMDDEFFFSSDDDDNSVIRRKWQRTNSDSKIRKSEPNHFRQKVMEPPKSCYASVVDKNIKSVYLRRSLILNLLKDPEIFENKVTGCFVRVKNDPKDFYCRPQNLYQLGQVTGIKKVPHAYKVGETLTDTVLCVSNMCRDIQITMLSDDDFEEEECEDLCELVKRGLLKRPTIAELEKKIRIVHEDITNHWIDREIVKLQKLIDQANDKGWRRELFDYIDRRELLCTPAERSRLLKEIPQVIADTEEQVEVTTDTLVKSHGEHKGGNVAIMEVPPEEAKGNGADSHQNALDRQPEAGNIAAFHEDAAEEKSEGAPVADAEVPTEEVKGLDNEAALHENSVEGRLEGNEASSNETANNEEVEGMGAAPKVSGQLVIESEPLKLSVINENSRTSQIIEIVEDKEIPRYQMTADVPIIDLDEDEEDCSTALKENDPLTTDTCYKIVEAVISDRQKIWHYIDPSGNEQGPFALASLRYWKEEGFFDDDFRVWRAGQSKEDAILLIDALR
- the LOC105034417 gene encoding uncharacterized protein At5g08430 isoform X1 — translated: MRKTKKNKEEIAEDYCFTCKDGGHLRVCDYKNCLKSYHPQCVGKDPSFLETDERWTCGWHLCFICQKSSSFQCFCCPSSVCRNCIREAEFVQVKKKMKGFCNNCLKLAILIEENIDVDSDGGKVDFKDTETYEFLFKDYWEIVKDQEGLTLVDLHAANALLKRGHNCKSESDSDKFPEEELMSECDDLDDDCHNEMSILDDLKVRRGKMKTPIKRCRSKRKYIGWGSEELIGFLSSIGKDTEEPLTQLDASEIVKDYVQANNLFNPDKKKNKVVVCDEKLYSLFRKKKVKVHKIYSLLESHLAADDDMDDEFFFSSDDDDNSVIRRKWQRTNSDSKIRKSEPNHFRQKVMEPPKSCYASVVDKNIKSVYLRRSLILNLLKDPEIFENKVTGCFVRVKNDPKDFYCRPQNLYQLGQVTGIKKVPHAYKVGETLTDTVLCVSNMCRDIQITMLSDDDFEEEECEDLCELVKRGLLKRPTIAELEKKIRIVHEDITNHWIDREIVKLQKLIDQANDKGWRRELFDYIDRRELLCTPAERSRLLKEIPQVIADTEEQVEVTTDTLVKSHGEHKGGNVAIMEVPPEEAKAGNGADSHQNALDRQPEAGNIAAFHEDAAEEKSEGAPVADAEVPTEEVKGLDNEAALHENSVEGRLEGNEASSNETANNEEVEGMGAAPKVSGQLVIESEPLKLSVINENSRTSQIIEIVEDKEIPRYQMTADVPIIDLDEDEEDCSTALKENDPLTTDTCYKIVEAVISDRQKIWHYIDPSGNEQGPFALASLRYWKEEGFFDDDFRVWRAGQSKEDAILLIDALR
- the LOC105034417 gene encoding uncharacterized protein At5g08430 isoform X12 — encoded protein: MRKTKKNKEEIAEDYCFTCKDGGHLRVCDYKNCLKSYHPQCVGKDPSFLETDERWTCGWHLCFICQKSSSFQCFCCPSSVCRNCIREAEFVQVKKKMKGFCNNCLKLAILIEENIDVDSDGGKVDFKDTETYEFLFKDYWEIVKDQEGLTLVDLHAANALLKRGHNCKSESDSDKFPEEELMSECDDLDDDCHNEMSILDDLKVRRGKMKTPIKRCRSKRKYIGWGSEELIGFLSSIGKDTEEPLTQLDASEIVKDYVQANNLFNPDKKKNKVVVCDEKLYSLFRKKKVKVHKIYSLLESHLAADDDMDDEFFFSSDDDDNSVIRRKWQRTNSDSKIRKSEPNHFRQKVMEPPKSCYASVVDKNIKSVYLRRSLILNLLKDPEIFENKVTGCFVRVKNDPKDFYCRPQNLYQLGQVTGIKKVPHAYKVGETLTDTVLCVSNMCRDIQITMLSDDDFEEEECEDLCELVKRGLLKRPTIAELEKKIRIVHEDITNHWIDREIVKLQKLIDQANDKGWRRELFDYIDRRELLCTPAERSRLLKEIPQVIADTEEQVEVTTDTLVKSHGEHKGGNVAIMEVPPEEAKAGNGADSHQNALDRQPEAGNIAAFHEDAAEEKSEGAPVADAEVPTEEVKDNEAALHENSVEGRLEESEPLKLSVINENSRTSQIIEIVEDKEIPRYQMTADVPIIDLDEDEEDCSTALKENDPLTTDTCYKIVEAVISDRQKIWHYIDPSGNEQGPFALASLRYWKEEGFFDDDFRVWRAGQSKEDAILLIDALR
- the LOC105034417 gene encoding uncharacterized protein At5g08430 isoform X6; protein product: MRKTKKNKEEIAEDYCFTCKDGGHLRVCDYKNCLKSYHPQCVGKDPSFLETDERWTCGWHLCFICQKSSSFQCFCCPSSVCRNCIREAEFVQVKKKMKGFCNNCLKLAILIEENIDVDSDGGKVDFKDTETYEFLFKDYWEIVKDQEGLTLVDLHAANALLKRGHNCKSESDSDKFPEEELMSECDDLDDDCHNEMSILDDLKVRRGKMKTPIKRCRSKRKYIGWGSEELIGFLSSIGKDTEEPLTQLDASEIVKDYVQANNLFNPDKKKNKVVVCDEKLYSLFRKKKVKVHKIYSLLESHLAADDDMDDEFFFSSDDDDNSVIRRKWQRTNSDSKIRKSEPNHFRQKVMEPPKSCYASVVDKNIKSVYLRRSLILNLLKDPEIFENKVTGCFVRVKNDPKDFYCRPQNLYQLGQVTGIKKVPHAYKVGETLTDTVLCVSNMCRDIQITMLSDDDFEEEECEDLCELVKRGLLKRPTIAELEKKIRIVHEDITNHWIDREIVKLQKLIDQANDKGWRRELFDYIDRRELLCTPAERSRLLKEIPQVIADTEEQVEVTTDTLVKSHGEHKGGNVAIMEVPPEEAKAGNGADSHQNALDRQPEGNIAAFHEDAAEEKSEGAPVADAEVPTEEVKDNEAALHENSVEGRLEGNEASSNETANNEEVEGMGAAPKVSGQLVIESEPLKLSVINENSRTSQIIEIVEDKEIPRYQMTADVPIIDLDEDEEDCSTALKENDPLTTDTCYKIVEAVISDRQKIWHYIDPSGNEQGPFALASLRYWKEEGFFDDDFRVWRAGQSKEDAILLIDALR
- the LOC105034417 gene encoding uncharacterized protein At5g08430 isoform X14; its protein translation is MRKTKKNKEEIAEDYCFTCKDGGHLRVCDYKNCLKSYHPQCVGKDPSFLETDERWTCGWHLCFICQKSSSFQCFCCPSSVCRNCIREAEFVQVKKKMKGFCNNCLKLAILIEENIDVDSDGGKVDFKDTETYEFLFKDYWEIVKDQEGLTLVDLHAANALLKRGHNCKSESDSDKFPEEELMSECDDLDDDCHNEMSILDDLKVRRGKMKTPIKRCRSKRKYIGWGSEELIGFLSSIGKDTEEPLTQLDASEIVKDYVQANNLFNPDKKKNKVVVCDEKLYSLFRKKKVKVHKIYSLLESHLAADDDMDDEFFFSSDDDDNSVIRRKWQRTNSDSKIRKSEPNHFRQKVMEPPKSCYASVVDKNIKSVYLRRSLILNLLKDPEIFENKVTGCFVRVKNDPKDFYCRPQNLYQLGQVTGIKKVPHAYKVGETLTDTVLCVSNMCRDIQITMLSDDDFEEEECEDLCELVKRGLLKRPTIAELEKKIRIVHEDITNHWIDREIVKLQKLIDQANDKGWRRELFDYIDRRELLCTPAERSRLLKEIPQVIADTEEQVEVTTDTLVKSHGEHKGGNVAIMEVPPEEAKAGNGADSHQNALDRQPEGNIAAFHEDAAEEKSEDNEAALHENSVEGRLEESEPLKLSVINENSRTSQIIEIVEDKEIPRYQMTADVPIIDLDEDEEDCSTALKENDPLTTDTCYKIVEAVISDRQKIWHYIDPSGNEQGPFALASLRYWKEEGFFDDDFRVWRAGQSKEDAILLIDALR
- the LOC105034417 gene encoding uncharacterized protein At5g08430 isoform X5; the protein is MRKTKKNKEEIAEDYCFTCKDGGHLRVCDYKNCLKSYHPQCVGKDPSFLETDERWTCGWHLCFICQKSSSFQCFCCPSSVCRNCIREAEFVQVKKKMKGFCNNCLKLAILIEENIDVDSDGGKVDFKDTETYEFLFKDYWEIVKDQEGLTLVDLHAANALLKRGHNCKSESDSDKFPEEELMSECDDLDDDCHNEMSILDDLKVRRGKMKTPIKRCRSKRKYIGWGSEELIGFLSSIGKDTEEPLTQLDASEIVKDYVQANNLFNPDKKKNKVVVCDEKLYSLFRKKKVKVHKIYSLLESHLAADDDMDDEFFFSSDDDDNSVIRRKWQRTNSDSKIRKSEPNHFRQKVMEPPKSCYASVVDKNIKSVYLRRSLILNLLKDPEIFENKVTGCFVRVKNDPKDFYCRPQNLYQLGQVTGIKKVPHAYKVGETLTDTVLCVSNMCRDIQITMLSDDDFEEEECEDLCELVKRGLLKRPTIAELEKKIRIVHEDITNHWIDREIVKLQKLIDQANDKGWRRELFDYIDRRELLCTPAERSRLLKEIPQVIADTEEQVEVTTDTLVKSHGEHKGGNVAIMEVPPEEAKAGNGADSHQNALDRQPEAGNIAAFHEDAAEEKSEGAPVADAEVPTEEVKDNEAALHENSVEGRLEGNEASSNETANNEEVEGMGAAPKVSGQLVIESEPLKLSVINENSRTSQIIEIVEDKEIPRYQMTADVPIIDLDEDEEDCSTALKENDPLTTDTCYKIVEAVISDRQKIWHYIDPSGNEQGPFALASLRYWKEEGFFDDDFRVWRAGQSKEDAILLIDALR
- the LOC105034417 gene encoding uncharacterized protein At5g08430 isoform X7, which translates into the protein MRKTKKNKEEIAEDYCFTCKDGGHLRVCDYKNCLKSYHPQCVGKDPSFLETDERWTCGWHLCFICQKSSSFQCFCCPSSVCRNCIREAEFVQVKKKMKGFCNNCLKLAILIEENIDVDSDGGKVDFKDTETYEFLFKDYWEIVKDQEGLTLVDLHAANALLKRGHNCKSESDSDKFPEEELMSECDDLDDDCHNEMSILDDLKVRRGKMKTPIKRCRSKRKYIGWGSEELIGFLSSIGKDTEEPLTQLDASEIVKDYVQANNLFNPDKKKNKVVVCDEKLYSLFRKKKVKVHKIYSLLESHLAADDDMDDEFFFSSDDDDNSVIRRKWQRTNSDSKIRKSEPNHFRQKVMEPPKSCYASVVDKNIKSVYLRRSLILNLLKDPEIFENKVTGCFVRVKNDPKDFYCRPQNLYQLGQVTGIKKVPHAYKVGETLTDTVLCVSNMCRDIQITMLSDDDFEEEECEDLCELVKRGLLKRPTIAELEKKIRIVHEDITNHWIDREIVKLQKLIDQANDKGWRRELFDYIDRRELLCTPAERSRLLKEIPQVIADTEEQVEVTTDTLVKSHGEHKGGNVAIMEVPPEEAKAGNGADSHQNALDRQPEAGNIAAFHEDAAEEKSEDNEAALHENSVEGRLEGNEASSNETANNEEVEGMGAAPKVSGQLVIESEPLKLSVINENSRTSQIIEIVEDKEIPRYQMTADVPIIDLDEDEEDCSTALKENDPLTTDTCYKIVEAVISDRQKIWHYIDPSGNEQGPFALASLRYWKEEGFFDDDFRVWRAGQSKEDAILLIDALR